A genome region from Tolypothrix sp. PCC 7712 includes the following:
- the dnaJ gene encoding molecular chaperone DnaJ has protein sequence MARDYYEILGVSRDADKEEIKQAYRRLARKYHPDVNKEPGAEERFKEINHAYEILSEPEIRERYNRFGEAGVSGGSAGFQDVSEGFADIFESIFSGFAGGMGGQTQRRRSGPVRGDDLRLDLKLDFREAVFGGEKEIRISHLETCDICSGSGAKPGTRPRTCSTCSGSGQVRRVTRTPFGSFTQVSTCPTCNGTGMVIEDKCEACDGKGTNQITKKLKITIPAGVDNGTRLRISQEGDAGQRGGPPGDLYVYLFVNEDEEFHRDGINILSEIKVSYLQAILGCRLEVDTVDGPVELIIPPGTQPNTVMKLENRGVPRLGNPVSRGDHLLTVLIDIPTKVTPEERELLEKLAKIKGDRTGKGGLEGFLGNLFK, from the coding sequence ATGGCCCGCGACTATTATGAAATTCTGGGTGTCTCTCGTGACGCCGACAAAGAAGAAATCAAACAAGCCTACCGCCGCCTAGCCCGGAAGTATCACCCAGACGTGAACAAAGAACCGGGAGCAGAGGAGCGGTTTAAGGAAATTAATCATGCTTATGAAATACTTTCTGAGCCAGAAATCAGAGAACGTTATAACCGTTTTGGTGAAGCCGGAGTCTCTGGTGGATCTGCTGGCTTCCAAGATGTAAGTGAAGGCTTTGCTGATATCTTTGAAAGCATTTTCAGCGGCTTTGCTGGTGGAATGGGTGGTCAAACACAAAGAAGACGCAGTGGGCCTGTACGAGGTGATGACCTGCGCTTAGACCTGAAGTTAGATTTTAGAGAAGCGGTATTTGGCGGAGAAAAAGAAATTCGCATCTCTCATCTAGAAACCTGTGATATCTGTAGCGGTTCTGGTGCAAAACCGGGAACTCGGCCGCGGACTTGTTCGACTTGTAGCGGTTCTGGTCAAGTACGTCGTGTAACTAGAACACCTTTTGGCAGTTTTACCCAAGTTTCAACTTGTCCTACCTGTAATGGTACGGGGATGGTGATTGAAGATAAATGTGAAGCTTGTGATGGTAAGGGTACAAATCAAATCACCAAAAAACTCAAAATTACCATTCCCGCTGGTGTGGATAATGGTACGCGCTTGCGAATCTCTCAAGAAGGAGATGCAGGACAAAGAGGAGGCCCCCCAGGAGATTTATACGTCTACTTATTCGTGAATGAAGACGAAGAATTTCATCGGGATGGCATTAACATTCTTTCGGAAATTAAAGTTAGTTACCTGCAAGCAATTTTAGGCTGCCGTTTAGAAGTAGATACGGTAGATGGGCCAGTGGAATTAATCATCCCCCCTGGAACCCAGCCGAATACAGTGATGAAGTTAGAAAATCGTGGTGTCCCACGCTTGGGTAATCCTGTGAGCCGGGGTGACCATCTGCTGACGGTACTAATTGATATTCCTACCAAGGTAACCCCAGAGGAGAGAGAATTGTTAGAGAAGCTCGCTAAAATTAAGGGAGACCGCACTGGTAAAGGTGGTCTAGAAGGATTCTTGGGTAATCTGTTTAAGTAA
- a CDS encoding sulfurtransferase TusA family protein: protein MQLSSLSSPDAQLDLRGTPCPINFVRTKLRLEKMPPGSLLEVWLDPGEPIEQVPDSLVMAGYQVEQIADCAGYFSLLVRRPAIAQ from the coding sequence ATGCAGCTATCTTCTCTCTCATCTCCTGATGCTCAACTTGATTTACGCGGGACTCCTTGCCCGATAAATTTTGTGCGGACAAAATTACGTCTAGAAAAAATGCCACCAGGGAGTTTGCTAGAAGTTTGGCTAGACCCTGGGGAGCCAATTGAGCAAGTTCCTGATAGCTTGGTAATGGCAGGCTATCAGGTAGAACAAATTGCAGATTGCGCTGGTTATTTTTCCTTGTTAGTACGCCGTCCTGCGATCGCCCAATGA
- the rsgA gene encoding small ribosomal subunit biogenesis GTPase RsgA: MTGEVNFATGQLLGTVLAVQANFYQVQLDLGDKEEKSDENFSASPYPSMLLCTRRTRLKKIGQQVMVGDRVVIEEPDWAGGRGAIADVLPRQTELDRPPIANANQLLLVFAVADPPLEPYQLSRFLVKGESTNLDVLLCLNKSDLVSPQMQQEISDRLVGWGYQPIFISVKNGINIGYLSEYLNNKITVIAGPSGVGKSSLINLLVPNVNLRVGEVSGKLARGRHTTRHVELFELPTQGLLADTPGFNQPDLDCTPEELVHYFPEARARLATGSCRFSDCLHREEPDCAVRGDWERYPHYLEFLSDAIAYQTQRQQQADPESTLKLKTKGKGQAQYEPKLESKKYRRVARKTQLQALQDLYQDSEE; the protein is encoded by the coding sequence ATGACAGGAGAAGTTAATTTTGCTACTGGACAGTTACTCGGTACGGTTCTAGCTGTACAGGCAAATTTTTATCAAGTACAGCTGGATTTAGGGGACAAGGAGGAAAAATCAGATGAAAATTTCAGTGCCTCCCCCTATCCCTCCATGCTGCTCTGTACCCGCAGAACACGCTTGAAAAAAATTGGGCAACAGGTAATGGTAGGCGATCGCGTCGTTATTGAAGAACCCGATTGGGCTGGGGGACGTGGGGCGATCGCTGATGTTTTACCTCGTCAAACTGAGTTAGACCGTCCACCAATTGCTAATGCCAACCAACTTTTGCTGGTATTTGCTGTTGCCGATCCGCCTTTGGAACCCTATCAGTTAAGTCGCTTTTTGGTGAAAGGGGAATCTACTAATCTAGATGTGCTGTTATGCCTGAACAAAAGTGATTTAGTTTCACCACAGATGCAACAGGAGATTAGCGATCGCCTGGTTGGGTGGGGATATCAGCCAATATTTATTAGTGTAAAAAATGGTATAAATATTGGCTATTTATCTGAATATTTAAATAATAAAATTACTGTAATTGCTGGCCCATCGGGAGTTGGTAAATCAAGTTTAATTAATTTACTAGTGCCCAATGTTAATTTGCGTGTCGGTGAAGTTTCGGGTAAATTAGCTCGTGGTCGCCACACTACCCGCCACGTAGAGTTATTTGAATTGCCCACTCAAGGATTACTGGCTGATACTCCCGGTTTTAACCAACCTGACCTTGATTGTACTCCCGAAGAATTAGTTCATTACTTCCCCGAAGCCAGAGCGAGGTTAGCTACAGGTAGCTGTCGGTTTAGTGATTGTTTGCATCGAGAAGAACCTGATTGCGCCGTGCGGGGAGATTGGGAACGCTATCCACATTATTTGGAATTTTTGTCTGATGCGATCGCCTATCAAACTCAGCGTCAACAACAAGCAGATCCTGAATCAACACTGAAGTTGAAAACTAAAGGCAAAGGTCAGGCTCAATACGAACCAAAATTAGAGAGTAAAAAATATCGTCGTGTGGCTCGTAAGACACAACTGCAAGCGTTACAGGATTTATACCAAGACAGTGAAGAATGA
- a CDS encoding glycoside hydrolase family 57 protein yields the protein MAIGYVALVLHAHLPFVRHPESDYVLEEEWLYEAITETYIPLLKVFEGLKRDGIDFKITMSMTPPLVSMLRDPLLQERYDAHLAQLEELIELEAERNIHNGHLKYLAEHYATEFNEARQIWERYKGDLVTAFKEYQDTNNLEIITCGATHGYFPLMKMYPQAVWAQIQVACEHYEETFGKPPRGIWLPECAYYEGVERMLADAGLRYFLTDGHGILYARPRPRFGTYAPIFTETGVAAFGRDHESSQQVWSSEVGYPGAAEYREFYKDLGWEAEYEYIKPYIMPNGQRKNTGIKYHKITGRGLGLSDKALYDPYWAREKAAEHAANFMYNRERQAEHLHGIMQRPPIIVSPYDAELFGHWWYEGPWFIDYLFRKSWYDQKTYAMTHLADYLREQPTQQVCRPSQSSWGYKGFHEYWLNDTNAWIYPHLHKAAERMIEISHLEPEDELQWKALNQAARELLLAQSSDWAFIMRTGTMVPYAVRRTRSHLMRFNKIYDDVKIGKVDSGWLEKVELMDNIFPSINYRVYRPL from the coding sequence ATGGCTATAGGCTACGTCGCGCTTGTTCTCCACGCACATCTACCCTTCGTTCGTCACCCAGAAAGTGATTATGTGTTGGAGGAAGAATGGCTATATGAAGCCATTACTGAAACTTATATTCCCTTATTGAAAGTATTTGAAGGACTAAAGCGAGACGGTATCGACTTTAAAATCACGATGAGCATGACACCACCTTTGGTATCAATGCTCCGCGATCCCTTGTTACAAGAACGTTATGATGCACACTTAGCCCAACTAGAAGAACTGATCGAACTAGAAGCGGAGCGTAATATTCATAATGGACATTTGAAGTATTTAGCAGAACATTACGCTACTGAGTTTAATGAAGCGCGTCAGATATGGGAACGCTATAAGGGTGATTTGGTAACTGCTTTTAAGGAGTACCAAGATACAAATAACCTGGAAATTATTACTTGTGGTGCTACCCACGGCTATTTCCCACTTATGAAAATGTATCCACAGGCTGTGTGGGCACAAATTCAAGTAGCTTGTGAACACTATGAGGAAACCTTTGGTAAACCACCAAGAGGCATTTGGTTGCCTGAGTGTGCTTACTATGAAGGTGTCGAACGGATGCTGGCAGATGCAGGGTTGCGCTACTTCCTCACCGATGGTCATGGTATTCTTTATGCCCGTCCCCGCCCTCGGTTTGGCACCTATGCCCCCATCTTTACCGAAACTGGTGTGGCTGCTTTTGGACGCGATCACGAATCTTCTCAACAGGTATGGTCTTCTGAGGTGGGCTATCCTGGTGCAGCAGAATACCGCGAGTTTTACAAAGATTTGGGCTGGGAAGCAGAATATGAGTATATTAAGCCCTACATCATGCCCAACGGACAGAGGAAAAATACGGGCATCAAGTATCACAAAATTACTGGACGTGGGTTAGGTCTTTCCGATAAAGCCCTTTATGACCCCTACTGGGCGAGAGAAAAAGCAGCAGAACATGCCGCTAACTTTATGTATAATCGGGAACGGCAAGCTGAACATTTACATGGGATCATGCAGCGTCCGCCGATTATTGTTTCGCCCTATGATGCAGAGTTATTTGGACATTGGTGGTATGAAGGCCCCTGGTTTATTGATTACTTGTTCCGTAAATCATGGTATGACCAAAAAACCTATGCCATGACGCACTTAGCAGATTATTTACGCGAACAGCCGACTCAACAAGTTTGTCGTCCTTCACAGTCGAGTTGGGGTTACAAAGGATTCCATGAATATTGGTTAAATGATACCAATGCATGGATTTATCCCCATTTGCACAAAGCGGCGGAACGGATGATTGAAATTTCGCACTTGGAACCAGAAGATGAATTGCAGTGGAAAGCTTTAAACCAAGCAGCGCGGGAATTATTATTAGCACAATCTTCCGACTGGGCATTTATCATGCGGACAGGAACAATGGTTCCTTATGCGGTGAGAAGAACGCGATCGCACTTGATGCGCTTCAATAAAATTTACGATGATGTAAAAATTGGCAAAGTTGATAGCGGTTGGTTAGAAAAAGTCGAATTGATGGATAATATCTTTCCGAGTATCAACTATCGCGTTTATCGTCCGTTGTAA
- a CDS encoding NAD(P)/FAD-dependent oxidoreductase, protein MQQASQATVILGGGFAGLFTALHLSQRKYTHQVILIEQRDRFSFKPLLYELLSGELHSAQVYPRYKELLASSSVTFVQDTVKSIDLEQSRVTLTSSRIFNYRNLVLALGSKTTYFNTPGAAEYAMPFTSGEQAIALRKHLRHRLHQAIQTSDPARRRLLLTVAIIGAGPAGIELACTLADLLPIWYDELGGDAAEIRVVLINRSKEILKGDVNSHLRCTAQRALKGRIIPVDFLFDAAVSKIQADSVEYQQNNKTQILQVGTIAWTAGTTANPLLMNLPVANNRGRLLVTPTLQLPDFPEVFAAGDCAADSDQPQPPTAQVAYQQGIAIAQNIQHQREGKSPIPVEIKMRGTLMKLGLNEGVANLFNKVQIPGQPGHLIREATYLQLLPNAAHNRKITTEWLTDELFQRHRPASYMQLGQTPWLSGVATLAAGVIFATPLVWRAAQPMQFQQNLHWTGVPTLLNQLAPPPQ, encoded by the coding sequence ATGCAGCAAGCGTCTCAAGCTACAGTCATCTTGGGTGGTGGCTTCGCTGGATTGTTTACAGCTTTACACCTTAGCCAGCGAAAATATACACATCAGGTAATTTTAATTGAACAGCGCGATCGCTTCAGTTTTAAACCGTTGTTGTATGAACTACTCAGCGGTGAACTGCATAGCGCCCAAGTTTACCCTCGCTACAAAGAACTGCTAGCAAGTAGTAGTGTCACTTTTGTGCAAGATACGGTGAAATCAATTGATTTAGAGCAAAGCCGAGTAACTCTAACATCAAGTAGGATTTTTAACTACAGAAACTTAGTATTAGCACTTGGTAGCAAAACAACCTACTTTAATACTCCCGGTGCGGCAGAATATGCCATGCCTTTTACATCGGGAGAACAGGCGATCGCACTGAGAAAACACTTACGTCACCGTCTACATCAAGCAATTCAAACTTCAGATCCAGCACGGCGGCGGCTACTGCTGACTGTTGCTATTATCGGGGCGGGGCCTGCTGGTATTGAATTAGCTTGTACATTAGCAGATTTGTTGCCTATTTGGTACGACGAATTAGGCGGTGATGCGGCGGAAATTCGGGTGGTGTTAATTAACCGCAGTAAAGAAATTCTCAAAGGGGATGTAAATAGCCATTTGCGTTGTACAGCTCAACGTGCGCTGAAAGGGCGTATAATTCCCGTCGATTTTCTCTTTGATGCAGCTGTCAGCAAAATTCAAGCTGACAGTGTTGAGTATCAACAAAATAATAAAACGCAGATTTTGCAAGTGGGAACCATCGCTTGGACGGCGGGAACAACAGCTAATCCCTTGTTGATGAATTTACCAGTTGCAAATAATCGCGGGCGATTGCTGGTGACACCGACATTGCAACTTCCAGATTTTCCCGAAGTATTTGCCGCCGGAGACTGTGCTGCAGATAGCGATCAGCCTCAACCACCAACTGCACAAGTAGCTTATCAACAAGGAATTGCGATCGCGCAAAATATCCAGCATCAGCGCGAAGGAAAATCGCCTATTCCTGTAGAAATCAAGATGCGCGGGACTTTGATGAAACTGGGACTCAATGAAGGTGTGGCGAACTTGTTCAATAAAGTTCAAATTCCAGGACAACCCGGCCATCTAATTCGGGAAGCCACATACTTACAACTATTACCAAACGCTGCTCATAATCGCAAAATTACAACTGAGTGGCTTACCGATGAATTATTCCAGCGTCATCGTCCTGCTTCTTATATGCAACTAGGGCAAACGCCTTGGTTATCTGGGGTTGCAACCTTAGCTGCGGGAGTAATTTTCGCTACTCCCTTAGTATGGCGCGCTGCTCAACCTATGCAATTTCAGCAAAATCTGCATTGGACAGGGGTACCAACTCTACTCAATCAACTTGCACCCCCTCCTCAATAA
- a CDS encoding DoxX family membrane protein — protein MRYLLNLRTAVSVNRIIMGLFFFVSGIANYLNFNVANGFYQTVITQKLQIIGPGIPPGWEGIGPLPSLIAIPYAWLLPLAEILVGALFALNYWVRWTGLLLILMTFSIILAFGIIPAGTLFPNGAESFNKNILFMTLIWICIAYDAYEQKMSRRRTEAMANYAVNNAMDDM, from the coding sequence ATGAGATACTTACTTAACCTGCGGACTGCTGTTAGCGTCAATCGCATTATCATGGGGCTTTTCTTTTTCGTTTCTGGGATTGCTAATTATCTCAACTTTAATGTTGCTAACGGTTTCTATCAAACTGTCATCACACAAAAACTACAAATAATTGGCCCAGGAATTCCTCCGGGATGGGAAGGGATAGGGCCGCTACCTTCATTAATTGCAATTCCTTATGCTTGGTTACTACCTTTAGCAGAAATTTTAGTAGGTGCATTATTTGCACTTAACTATTGGGTGCGGTGGACAGGTTTACTATTAATTCTCATGACTTTTAGTATCATTTTGGCATTTGGTATTATCCCCGCTGGTACTTTATTTCCTAATGGCGCAGAAAGTTTTAACAAAAATATTCTCTTCATGACATTGATTTGGATATGTATTGCCTACGATGCTTATGAGCAGAAAATGAGCCGCCGCCGCACTGAAGCAATGGCTAATTATGCTGTTAATAATGCGATGGATGATATGTGA
- a CDS encoding GMC oxidoreductase, with the protein MATAHYDVIIIGTGAGGGTLAYRLAPTGKKILILERGAFLPREKANWDTVEVVQKDRYHTNEVWYDQKGNAIHPGTGYFVGGNTKVYGGALFRWREQDFEQVIHKGGISPEWPLKYRDFAPYYIEAEKLYEVHGQRGLDPTEPNATEDYPYPAIQHEPRIQEIHDSLKIEGYHPFYLPLAIKLNEVNRRLSNCIRCNTCDGFPCLVDAKADADVNCVRPAEKYDNVTLITKAKVNRLHTNSSGREVNAVEAEINGEIHFFSSDIVVVACGAINSAALLLRSANDQHPNGLANSSDQVGRNFMKHQNGAIIGVSLKSNPTSFQKTLAINDFYWGDEDYDYPMGHVQLLGKVNADMIAQESPSVLGLSFRERHTFEAIATHSVDWWLTAEDLPDPNNRVTLRNDSVQLNYTENNTEAYNRLLNRWTQVLKMIGCGERIIPASFYFRKKLPLQGVAHQCGTCRFGEDPKTSVLDINCRTHDIDNLYVVDGSFFRSSAAVNPTLTIIANALRVGDRLIERLA; encoded by the coding sequence ATGGCTACTGCACATTACGATGTCATCATTATTGGTACTGGTGCCGGTGGTGGTACACTTGCTTATCGTTTGGCTCCCACTGGTAAAAAAATTCTAATTCTGGAACGTGGTGCTTTTTTACCGCGTGAAAAAGCTAATTGGGACACGGTGGAAGTGGTGCAAAAAGACCGCTATCATACTAACGAAGTTTGGTATGACCAAAAAGGAAATGCGATTCATCCTGGCACAGGGTATTTTGTCGGTGGTAATACTAAAGTTTATGGTGGGGCGCTATTTCGTTGGCGTGAACAAGACTTTGAGCAAGTGATTCATAAGGGTGGAATTTCACCCGAATGGCCTTTAAAATATCGGGATTTTGCACCTTATTATATTGAAGCTGAAAAGCTTTATGAAGTACATGGTCAGCGAGGTTTAGATCCAACTGAACCAAATGCAACAGAAGATTATCCCTATCCTGCGATTCAACATGAACCACGGATTCAAGAAATACATGATTCGCTCAAAATAGAAGGCTATCATCCGTTTTATTTACCACTTGCTATTAAGCTAAATGAAGTTAATCGTCGTTTAAGTAATTGCATTCGTTGCAATACTTGTGATGGATTTCCTTGTTTAGTAGATGCGAAAGCTGATGCAGATGTTAATTGTGTGCGTCCAGCAGAAAAGTATGATAATGTCACCCTGATCACGAAAGCTAAGGTAAATCGATTACATACAAATTCTTCTGGGCGAGAAGTCAATGCTGTAGAAGCTGAAATTAACGGCGAAATTCACTTTTTCTCTAGTGATATTGTCGTTGTTGCTTGCGGTGCAATTAATTCTGCGGCTTTGTTGTTGCGTTCAGCTAACGATCAGCATCCCAATGGATTAGCGAATAGTTCCGATCAGGTGGGACGCAACTTCATGAAGCATCAAAATGGCGCGATTATTGGAGTCAGTTTAAAATCCAATCCTACGTCTTTTCAAAAAACCCTAGCAATTAATGATTTTTACTGGGGAGATGAAGATTATGATTATCCAATGGGTCATGTGCAATTACTAGGCAAAGTCAATGCTGATATGATTGCTCAAGAATCGCCATCGGTTTTAGGGCTATCATTTCGAGAACGACATACATTTGAAGCGATCGCAACTCATTCGGTAGACTGGTGGCTGACTGCTGAAGATTTACCCGATCCTAACAATCGCGTCACGCTGAGAAATGATTCTGTACAGTTAAATTACACCGAAAACAACACCGAAGCCTACAACCGACTACTCAACCGCTGGACGCAAGTACTAAAAATGATTGGTTGCGGTGAACGGATTATTCCCGCCTCCTTCTATTTCCGCAAAAAACTACCTTTGCAAGGCGTAGCGCACCAATGCGGTACTTGTCGCTTTGGTGAAGATCCCAAAACTTCCGTATTAGATATTAATTGCCGCACCCATGACATTGATAATTTATATGTAGTTGATGGTAGTTTCTTCCGTTCTAGTGCTGCTGTTAACCCGACTCTGACAATTATCGCCAATGCTTTACGCGTAGGCGATCGCTTAATCGAACGTCTGGCTTAG
- the glpK gene encoding glycerol kinase GlpK yields MTKYILAFDQGTTSSRSIIFNRDGDMLTVAQKEFTQIFPQPGWVEHDADEIWSSQVGVANEALARIGIKASDIAAIGITNQRETTIVWDRKTGKPIYNAIVWQDRRTAADCDQLKAAGYETTFQQKTGLVIDAYFSGTKVKWLLDNVPYAREKAERGELVFGTVDSWLMWKLTQGELHITDVTNACRTLLFNIHTQQWDEELLSILNIPRSLLPEVRSSSEVYGYTSEGIFGSRIPIAGIAGDQQAATFGQASLQSGMAKNTYGTGCFILLNTGNQPMLSKHKLLTTIAWRINGRTDYALEGSVFIAGAVVQWLRDGLEIIKHSEDVEALAASVPDTGGVYFVPAFVGLGAPYWDSYARGTITGLTRGSTNAHIARAALESIAYQTADVIEAMRQDSQLHLRELRVDGGASRNNLLMQFQADILGVPVVRPKITETTALGAAYLAGLAIGYWESEAEILQQWQADQWFEPKISADHRLSLLDSWHQAIAQTRYR; encoded by the coding sequence ATGACTAAATATATTCTGGCGTTTGACCAAGGTACTACTAGCTCGCGCTCTATTATATTTAACCGTGATGGCGATATGCTGACGGTTGCTCAGAAAGAGTTTACACAAATCTTTCCGCAACCTGGCTGGGTAGAGCATGATGCTGATGAAATTTGGTCTTCGCAAGTTGGTGTGGCGAATGAAGCCTTAGCGCGCATTGGTATTAAAGCCAGTGATATTGCAGCTATTGGCATTACCAATCAACGAGAAACTACTATAGTCTGGGATCGTAAAACAGGTAAGCCGATTTACAATGCGATCGTTTGGCAGGATCGTCGCACTGCTGCTGACTGCGATCAACTGAAAGCAGCGGGATATGAAACAACATTCCAGCAAAAAACAGGATTAGTAATCGATGCTTACTTTAGCGGTACTAAAGTTAAATGGTTACTTGATAATGTACCTTACGCCCGCGAAAAAGCCGAACGTGGAGAACTAGTATTTGGCACTGTCGATAGCTGGTTAATGTGGAAACTCACTCAGGGAGAACTCCACATCACAGATGTTACTAATGCTTGCAGGACGTTGTTATTCAATATTCATACTCAGCAATGGGATGAGGAATTGCTGTCCATTCTCAATATTCCCCGTTCCCTGCTGCCAGAAGTGCGGAGTTCGTCAGAAGTATATGGATATACATCTGAAGGGATTTTTGGTAGCCGCATTCCCATTGCAGGCATTGCTGGAGACCAACAAGCAGCGACATTTGGGCAAGCATCATTGCAATCTGGCATGGCGAAAAATACTTACGGCACAGGTTGCTTTATACTGCTGAATACAGGCAATCAGCCCATGTTATCCAAGCACAAGTTACTAACAACCATCGCCTGGCGCATCAATGGACGTACTGACTACGCTTTAGAAGGTAGCGTCTTTATTGCTGGCGCAGTTGTGCAATGGTTGCGTGATGGATTGGAAATTATCAAGCACAGTGAAGATGTTGAAGCCTTAGCAGCTAGCGTTCCTGATACTGGTGGCGTTTATTTTGTACCTGCATTCGTCGGTTTAGGCGCACCTTATTGGGATAGTTACGCTCGTGGTACGATTACTGGTTTAACTCGTGGTTCAACTAATGCCCATATTGCCCGTGCAGCCTTAGAAAGCATAGCTTATCAAACGGCTGATGTGATAGAGGCGATGCGCCAAGATTCTCAGCTACATCTGCGAGAATTGCGGGTAGATGGCGGTGCATCTCGCAATAATTTATTAATGCAATTTCAGGCAGATATTTTAGGTGTACCCGTTGTGCGTCCCAAAATTACTGAAACTACAGCCTTGGGTGCTGCTTACTTAGCAGGTTTAGCGATTGGTTATTGGGAAAGTGAAGCCGAAATTTTGCAGCAATGGCAAGCCGATCAATGGTTTGAGCCGAAAATTAGCGCTGATCATCGCTTAAGTTTACTAGACTCATGGCATCAGGCGATCGCGCAAACAAGATATCGGTAA
- a CDS encoding phosphatase PAP2 family protein, which translates to MEGTNKANPEGFWPLNFLKKLLIAHWRSLLILLIGVYLPFQLFELLAVKVWQNAGGFPWDVPILLAIHSQAIPQLDEIAVILTKWGSFWTALPIFTTIAIVFWQKRRWRSLTYLLTTAFGSLIINRTAKELMHRVRPQLWVSGAPEFDYAFPSGHAMTSMTLVVVLVILSKDKPWRWLVMLFGGLYVLAIAWTRLYLGVHFPSDILAGWMVAIAWSIGVSLIIKPHLIAANPLNNVQPVEETSLLPKEKQILAED; encoded by the coding sequence ATGGAAGGGACAAATAAAGCTAATCCAGAAGGTTTTTGGCCGCTAAATTTTCTTAAAAAGCTGCTTATAGCTCATTGGCGTTCTTTATTAATCTTGTTAATAGGAGTTTATTTACCTTTTCAGCTGTTTGAACTTTTGGCAGTTAAGGTATGGCAGAATGCAGGCGGTTTTCCTTGGGATGTGCCGATATTGCTGGCAATTCATTCTCAAGCCATACCACAATTGGATGAGATCGCAGTCATCCTCACAAAGTGGGGGTCTTTTTGGACTGCATTACCCATATTTACTACAATCGCCATCGTCTTCTGGCAAAAGCGCCGATGGCGATCGCTAACTTATTTACTCACCACCGCATTCGGAAGTTTGATCATCAACCGCACTGCTAAAGAATTAATGCATCGAGTCCGTCCGCAACTATGGGTGTCTGGTGCGCCGGAATTTGATTATGCATTTCCCAGTGGTCATGCTATGACGAGTATGACTTTGGTAGTAGTTTTAGTAATTTTGAGCAAGGATAAACCCTGGCGCTGGTTAGTTATGCTTTTTGGCGGTTTATATGTCTTGGCGATCGCTTGGACAAGGCTTTATTTAGGGGTTCACTTCCCCAGCGATATTTTGGCAGGTTGGATGGTTGCGATCGCCTGGTCAATCGGAGTTAGTTTAATTATCAAACCTCACTTGATTGCAGCTAACCCCTTAAATAATGTTCAACCTGTAGAAGAAACTTCTTTATTACCAAAGGAAAAACAAATTTTAGCAGAAGATTGA